Proteins from a genomic interval of Oryctolagus cuniculus chromosome 8, mOryCun1.1, whole genome shotgun sequence:
- the LOC108178064 gene encoding translation initiation factor IF-2 translates to MPGAHSPDSTAKPPASGSSTGRRCCHSEICHTELHEEMPHGERTPRAHRSTGKQHTQETGWVCNRGAHRAARPRPSPRTRTPKASPVSRVTFQVRSCHPRAAAPASRCPLPRCPPQPLAAPEPTAGQLSAPGPCTRGAARARGCRGCRGSRSRRSRCVRAGGAGERAAGRRCGGGGGVGAAASLLRGGLCRGGQQGGRKQGGRGGGGGGGRGSGRAGARTSRSRLPPEVGSPARAPTSARTVPPETSPRPAPLQCALESPCPPAEPP, encoded by the coding sequence ATGCCGGGAGCGCACAGCCCTGACAGCACCGCCAAGCCCCCAGCCTCAGGTAGCAGCACGGGCCGCCGGTGTTGCCACAGTGAGATATGCCATACCGAGCTCCACGAGGAGATGCCACATGGGGAGCGAACGCCACGCGCGCACAGGTCCACAGGAAAACAGCACACGCAGGAGACGGGCTGGGTGTGCAACCGAGGCGCACACCGCGCGGCCCGACCCCGGCCCTCCCCGCGCACCCGCACGCCCAAAGCCTCACCAGTCAGCCGGGTAACTTTCCAGGTGCGCAGCTGTCACCCCCGTGCCGCGGCCCCTGCGTCTCGGTGTCCTCTCCCACGCTGCCCTCCCCAGCCGCTCGCGGCGCCCGAACCCACAGCAGGTCAGCTCAGTGCGCCTGGGCCGTGCACACGGGGCGCAGCGCGGGCCCGGGGCtgccggggctgcaggggcagcAGGAGCCGCCGCTCGCGCTGTGTGCGAGCTGGGGGCGCCGGCGAGCGCGCTGCGGGCAGGcgctgcggcggcggcggtggcgtcGGTGCTGCCGCCTCGCTCCTCCGCGGGGGCCTGTgcagaggaggccagcagggagggaggaagcagggcgggagaggaggaggaggaggaggagggcgggggTCAGGGCGGGCTGGCGCGCGGACTAGCAGAAGCCGGCTTCCCCCAGAGGTGGGGTCACCGGCGCGCGCACCCACTTCAGCCCGAACCGTTCCTCCCGAGACGAGCCCGCGGCCGGCCCCTCTGCAGTGTGCGCTTGAGAGCCCATGCCCTCCGGCGGAGCCTCCTTAA